The region ATCTACGTGTTCATCGGCACCCCGATCACCCTGCTCGCCGCGCTGCTGATCGCGATGCTGCTGAACTACCGCGACAAGGGCGCCGGGTTCTACCGGTCCGCGTTCTACGCCCCCTCGCTCATCGGCGGATCGGTGTCGGTCGCGATCGTGTGGCGGGCGATGTTCGCCGGCGACGGCCCGGTCGACACGACGCTGTCGCTCTTCGGCATCAACCTGGGCGGCTGGTTCGGCAACCCCGCCCTGGTGCTCCCCGCGATGATCCTGCTGTCGGTGTGGCAGTTCGGCGCCACCATGGTCATCTTCCTCGCAGGCCTGAAGCAGATCCCGAAGGAACTGTACGAAGCGGCCGAGATGGACGGCGCGAACGCCTGGCACCGGTTCCGTGCGGTCACCATCCCGATGCTCAGCCCGGTGATCTTCTTCAACCTGCTGCTCGGCCTCATCGGCGCGTTCCAGGTATTCGCTTCCGCGTACATCATCAGCAACGGGTCGGGCGGTCCGGCCGGGATGACGAACTTCATCACCCTCTACCTCTACAAGCGAGGATTCTCCGACGGACAGATGGGCTACGCCTCCGCGATCGCGTGGGTGCTGCTGGTCGTCGTCGCGATCATCGCCTTCATCCTGTTCCGCACCCAGCGATCCTGGGTCCACTACGCCGGAGACAACCGATGAGCACCACATCCTCGTTCGGTGAGAACGCCCTG is a window of Microbacterium terrae DNA encoding:
- a CDS encoding carbohydrate ABC transporter permease, with the protein product MATTTTRVITTGRPSSSRSLLRRSYRDGDLHRPGQRSRQVKESLAGYGFLIPWLVGFFGLTLVPMAYSLYLSFTNYNIFSPPKWIGLDNYVRMFTNDPSFMQSAQITLIYVFIGTPITLLAALLIAMLLNYRDKGAGFYRSAFYAPSLIGGSVSVAIVWRAMFAGDGPVDTTLSLFGINLGGWFGNPALVLPAMILLSVWQFGATMVIFLAGLKQIPKELYEAAEMDGANAWHRFRAVTIPMLSPVIFFNLLLGLIGAFQVFASAYIISNGSGGPAGMTNFITLYLYKRGFSDGQMGYASAIAWVLLVVVAIIAFILFRTQRSWVHYAGDNR